From Jatrophihabitans sp., the proteins below share one genomic window:
- a CDS encoding CaiB/BaiF CoA-transferase family protein, which produces MSSGPPGAQAPASPAPGPLNGIRILELPAIGPVPFLGMLLADLGAEVIRIDRRTPGADPLSTLLGPAGPLGRGRKSVAVDLRQPAGAAVALDLMAEVDVLIEGFRPGVAERLGIGPAQGLARNPRLVYGRMTGWGQEGPLALTAGHDITYLAVSGLLHGMGPAAGPPIPAANYVGDFGGGAMSLAVGLLAAVLSARSTGAGQVVDASMVDGAAYLATMVRTLHGHGLWRDEREANIFDGGAPHYRCYACSDGRYVAVGALEPRFWDLVVRTLGLDPDSTPSPLDPARAGELADLLAGVFARRPRDDWAALFAGLDACVAPVLTLAEALDYPHNQARGSYVEVAGVPVATPVPRFSGTPATVAGPPPEIGADTDEVLTALGYPADRQAELRAAGVIG; this is translated from the coding sequence GTGAGTTCGGGCCCGCCCGGCGCCCAGGCGCCGGCGAGCCCGGCGCCCGGCCCGCTGAACGGCATCCGCATCCTGGAGTTGCCCGCGATCGGGCCGGTGCCGTTCCTCGGCATGCTCTTGGCTGACCTGGGCGCCGAGGTGATCCGGATCGACCGGAGGACTCCGGGCGCCGATCCGCTGTCGACGTTGCTCGGGCCGGCGGGCCCGCTGGGCCGCGGTCGCAAGTCGGTGGCGGTCGATCTGCGCCAGCCGGCCGGCGCGGCGGTGGCCCTGGACCTGATGGCCGAGGTCGACGTGCTGATCGAGGGTTTTCGGCCCGGGGTGGCCGAGCGGCTCGGGATCGGACCGGCGCAGGGGCTGGCCCGCAACCCCCGGCTGGTGTACGGCCGGATGACCGGCTGGGGGCAGGAGGGGCCGCTGGCGCTGACCGCCGGTCACGACATCACCTACCTCGCGGTCTCGGGCCTGCTGCACGGGATGGGCCCGGCAGCCGGTCCGCCGATCCCGGCGGCCAACTATGTCGGTGACTTCGGCGGCGGCGCGATGTCGCTGGCGGTCGGGCTGCTGGCCGCGGTGCTCAGCGCCCGGTCCACCGGCGCCGGCCAGGTGGTCGACGCCTCGATGGTCGACGGGGCCGCCTACCTGGCGACGATGGTGCGGACCTTGCACGGCCATGGGCTGTGGCGCGACGAGCGCGAGGCCAACATCTTCGACGGCGGCGCCCCCCACTACCGCTGCTACGCCTGCTCCGACGGCCGATACGTCGCGGTGGGAGCGCTGGAGCCGAGGTTCTGGGACCTCGTGGTGCGCACCCTCGGGCTGGACCCGGACAGCACCCCGTCGCCGCTGGACCCGGCTCGCGCCGGCGAGCTGGCGGATCTGCTCGCCGGCGTCTTCGCCCGCCGGCCGCGCGATGACTGGGCGGCGTTGTTCGCCGGCCTGGACGCCTGCGTGGCGCCGGTGCTGACCCTGGCCGAGGCGCTGGACTATCCGCACAACCAGGCTCGCGGGTCCTACGTGGAGGTAGCCGGCGTGCCGGTGGCCACACCAGTCCCCCGCTTCAGCGGCACCCCGGCGACCGTGGCGGGGCCACCGCCTGAGATCGGGGCCGACACCGACGAGGTGTTGACCGCGCTGGGGTACCCGGCTGACCGGCAAGCTGAGCTGCGGGCCGCCGGCGTCATCGGCTGA
- a CDS encoding 3-hydroxyacyl-CoA dehydrogenase NAD-binding domain-containing protein, producing the protein MTGMITWDLDADGILTLTMDDPEQRANTMNAAFQDSLVQVVDQLYAEQDAISGVILTSAKNTFFAGGDLRLLSQVTDDTAAEFFAAAEKVKAELRRLETYPRPVVAALNGTALGGGLEIALACHHRVALDRPDSQYGLPEVTLGLMPGGGGVVRTVRMLGIADALTKLLLKGQRLRPAEAVETGIVDELASSPEELLAAARRWIAANPEPAQPWDRKGHKIPGGTPANPSFAAMLPAFPANLRKQLKGAPMPAPHHILAAAVEGSQVDIDTALRIETRYLTDLARGQVSKNMIKAFWFDLNSINSGASRPAGFPPRLVSRVAVLGAGMMGAGIAYVAARNGIEVVLRDVSAAAAEKGKDYSRKLLDKAVSRGKLTSDERDQVLARITPTDSVADLAGCDLVIEAVYENLRLKHQVLAEVEPVVAPDALLGSNTSTLPITSLAEGVTRRQDFIGLHFFSPVDKLPLLEIIRGEQTSDSALARALDFARQVKKTPIVVQDSRGFFTSRVIGTFVNEALAMLGEGVHPATIEQATTQAGYPVGALQLADELNMELFAKIRDESRAALQASGGTLASHPGEAVVDRMLALQRPGRLRGAGFYDYDSAGERVGLWPGLGAEFEVRGDPAEQDLVELGERMLFAEALESVRCLEEGVLTTVADANIGSIMGIGFPPWTGGVLQYVNGYRGRTGDGVAGFLARAEQLAARYGDRFSPPPLLVKKAENGETL; encoded by the coding sequence ATGACCGGCATGATCACGTGGGACCTCGACGCCGACGGCATCCTGACGCTGACGATGGATGACCCCGAGCAGCGCGCCAACACCATGAACGCCGCCTTCCAGGACTCCCTGGTGCAGGTCGTCGACCAGCTCTACGCCGAGCAGGACGCCATCAGCGGCGTGATCCTGACCTCGGCCAAGAACACCTTCTTCGCCGGCGGGGACCTGCGGCTGCTCAGCCAGGTCACCGACGACACCGCGGCGGAGTTCTTCGCCGCCGCCGAGAAGGTCAAGGCCGAGCTGCGCCGGCTGGAGACCTATCCCCGGCCGGTCGTGGCGGCGCTGAACGGCACCGCCCTGGGGGGCGGGCTGGAGATCGCGCTGGCCTGCCACCACCGGGTCGCGCTGGACCGCCCGGACAGCCAGTACGGCCTGCCCGAGGTAACCCTCGGCCTGATGCCCGGCGGCGGCGGGGTGGTCCGGACGGTCCGGATGCTCGGCATCGCCGACGCGCTGACCAAGCTGCTGCTCAAGGGCCAGCGGCTGCGCCCGGCCGAGGCTGTCGAGACCGGCATCGTCGATGAGCTGGCCAGCAGCCCCGAGGAGCTGCTGGCCGCCGCCCGGCGCTGGATCGCGGCCAATCCCGAGCCGGCCCAGCCGTGGGACCGCAAGGGGCACAAGATCCCCGGCGGCACCCCGGCCAACCCGTCGTTCGCGGCGATGCTGCCGGCCTTTCCCGCCAACCTGCGCAAGCAGCTCAAGGGAGCGCCGATGCCGGCGCCGCACCACATCCTGGCCGCGGCGGTGGAAGGCAGCCAGGTCGACATCGACACCGCGCTGCGGATTGAGACCCGCTACCTCACCGACCTGGCACGCGGGCAGGTCAGCAAGAACATGATCAAGGCGTTCTGGTTCGACCTGAACTCGATCAACTCCGGCGCGAGCCGGCCGGCCGGCTTCCCGCCCCGGCTGGTCAGCCGGGTCGCGGTGCTCGGCGCCGGCATGATGGGCGCCGGAATCGCCTACGTGGCGGCGCGCAACGGCATCGAGGTGGTGCTGCGCGACGTCTCGGCGGCGGCCGCCGAGAAGGGCAAGGACTACTCCCGCAAGCTGCTGGACAAGGCCGTCTCGCGCGGCAAGCTGACCAGTGACGAGCGCGATCAGGTGCTGGCCCGGATCACGCCGACCGATTCGGTGGCCGATCTGGCCGGCTGTGATCTGGTCATCGAGGCGGTGTATGAGAACCTCCGGCTCAAGCACCAGGTGCTCGCCGAGGTCGAGCCGGTGGTCGCGCCGGACGCGCTGCTCGGCTCCAACACCTCCACGCTGCCGATCACCTCGCTGGCCGAGGGCGTCACCCGGCGGCAGGACTTCATAGGCCTGCACTTCTTCTCACCGGTCGACAAGCTGCCGCTGCTGGAGATCATCCGGGGCGAGCAGACCTCTGACTCGGCGCTCGCGCGGGCCCTGGACTTCGCCCGGCAGGTCAAGAAGACCCCGATCGTCGTTCAGGACAGCCGCGGCTTCTTCACCAGCCGGGTGATCGGCACCTTCGTCAACGAGGCGCTGGCCATGCTCGGCGAGGGCGTGCACCCGGCCACCATCGAGCAGGCCACCACCCAGGCCGGCTACCCGGTCGGGGCGCTGCAGCTGGCCGACGAGCTCAACATGGAGCTGTTCGCCAAGATCCGGGACGAGAGCCGGGCGGCGCTGCAGGCCTCCGGCGGCACGTTGGCCTCCCATCCCGGCGAGGCGGTGGTGGACCGGATGCTGGCCCTGCAGCGTCCGGGCCGGCTCCGGGGCGCGGGCTTCTACGACTACGACTCCGCCGGTGAGCGGGTCGGGCTCTGGCCGGGCCTGGGCGCTGAGTTCGAAGTCCGCGGCGACCCGGCCGAGCAGGACCTGGTCGAGCTCGGAGAGCGGATGCTGTTCGCCGAGGCGCTAGAGTCCGTGCGCTGCCTGGAGGAAGGCGTGCTCACCACGGTCGCCGACGCCAACATCGGCTCGATCATGGGCATCGGCTTCCCACCCTGGACCGGGGGCGTGCTGCAGTACGTCAACGGCTACCGCGGGCGCACCGGTGACGGGGTCGCGGGATTCCTCGCCCGCGCCGAACAGCTGGCCGCGCGCTACGGCGACCGGTTCAGCCCCCCGCCGCTGCTGGTCAAGAAGGCCGAGAACGGCGAGACCTTGTGA
- a CDS encoding acetyl-CoA C-acetyltransferase, whose amino-acid sequence MVTEAFVYDAIRTPRGRGKQSGSLHEVKPISLVVGLIEEIQRRNPGLDPARIEDVILGVVSPIGDQGSVIARTAALAAGLTTSGAGIQVNRFCASGLEAVNLAAQKVRSGWEDLLLAGGVESMSRVPMGSDGGAWAADPETSYATSFVPQGISADLIATIEGFSREDVDTFAADSQTKAAKAQANGAFSRSLIPVRDRSGLTLLDHDEFPRPGTTVETLGKLPASFEAMGQMGGFDAVAQQKYHWVERINHVHTAGNSSGIVDGAALTLIGSEQAGADLGLTPRARIVSTGVVAQEPTIMLTGPAPAASKALAKAGLSIDQIELFEVNEAFAAVVLKFLRDLDVPAEKVNVNGGAIALGHPLGATGTIILSTLIDELERRDQRYGLATLCVGGGMGVATIVERV is encoded by the coding sequence ATGGTCACCGAGGCATTTGTTTACGACGCGATTCGCACCCCGCGAGGCAGGGGCAAGCAGAGCGGATCGCTGCACGAGGTCAAACCGATCTCGCTGGTGGTCGGCCTGATCGAGGAGATCCAGCGGCGCAACCCCGGCCTGGACCCGGCCCGGATCGAGGACGTGATCCTCGGCGTGGTGTCTCCGATCGGCGATCAGGGCTCGGTGATCGCCCGCACCGCCGCGTTGGCCGCCGGCCTGACCACCTCAGGCGCGGGCATCCAGGTCAACCGGTTCTGCGCCTCGGGACTCGAGGCGGTCAACCTGGCCGCCCAGAAGGTCCGTTCCGGCTGGGAGGACCTGCTGCTGGCCGGCGGTGTCGAGTCGATGTCGCGGGTGCCGATGGGCTCTGACGGCGGCGCCTGGGCGGCGGACCCCGAGACCTCCTACGCCACCAGCTTCGTCCCCCAGGGCATCAGCGCCGACCTGATCGCGACCATCGAGGGCTTCAGCCGCGAGGACGTCGACACCTTCGCCGCGGACTCCCAGACCAAGGCCGCCAAGGCCCAGGCCAACGGCGCCTTCAGCAGGTCGCTGATCCCGGTGCGCGACCGCAGCGGGTTGACCCTGCTCGACCACGACGAGTTCCCGCGACCCGGCACCACCGTCGAGACGCTGGGCAAGCTGCCGGCCTCGTTCGAGGCGATGGGGCAGATGGGCGGCTTCGACGCGGTCGCCCAGCAGAAGTACCACTGGGTGGAACGGATCAACCACGTGCACACCGCCGGCAACTCCTCGGGCATCGTCGACGGGGCGGCGTTGACGCTGATCGGCAGCGAGCAGGCCGGCGCCGATCTGGGCCTGACCCCTCGGGCCCGCATCGTGTCCACCGGCGTGGTGGCCCAGGAGCCGACGATCATGCTGACCGGACCGGCTCCGGCCGCCAGCAAGGCGCTGGCCAAGGCCGGCCTGAGCATCGACCAGATCGAGTTGTTCGAGGTCAACGAGGCCTTCGCCGCCGTCGTCCTGAAGTTCCTGCGTGACCTGGACGTGCCGGCTGAGAAGGTCAACGTCAACGGCGGCGCGATCGCGTTGGGCCACCCGCTGGGCGCGACCGGGACCATCATCCTCTCGACCCTGATCGACGAGCTGGAGCGCAGGGACCAGCGCTATGGCCTGGCCACCCTGTGCGTGGGCGGCGGCATGGGCGTGGCGACGATTGTGGAGCGCGTCTGA
- a CDS encoding alpha/beta hydrolase: MDDTDHPLTGAAVIRRRYGSDESQYGQLHLPAGGRRPGTVIVIHGGFWKAQYGADLGAPLAADLAARGWAAWNLEYRRVGNGGGWPNTMADVAAGIDLLAELGLDLGRVVAIGHSAGGHLATWAAGRPKLPDTAVGGAPLVRLTGVIAQAGVLDLVQGAADGLGSMAVPALLGGMPDEVPERYRLASPRHQLPLGVPVRCVHSPDDDTVPFSQSADYVQTARAAGDDASLIEVTGGHFGVIDPASAAWQAILGLLPDLLAG, encoded by the coding sequence GTGGACGACACCGATCACCCCCTGACCGGCGCCGCCGTCATCCGGCGCCGCTACGGCAGCGACGAGTCCCAGTACGGCCAGTTGCACCTGCCTGCGGGCGGCCGGCGGCCGGGCACCGTGATCGTGATCCACGGCGGGTTCTGGAAGGCCCAGTACGGCGCAGATCTCGGCGCGCCGCTGGCCGCGGACCTCGCCGCCCGGGGTTGGGCCGCCTGGAACCTGGAGTACCGCCGGGTCGGCAACGGCGGTGGCTGGCCGAACACGATGGCCGACGTGGCGGCTGGGATCGACCTGTTGGCCGAGCTGGGCCTCGACCTCGGCCGGGTGGTGGCGATCGGGCACTCCGCCGGCGGGCACTTGGCCACCTGGGCCGCCGGGCGGCCGAAGCTGCCGGACACCGCCGTCGGTGGCGCTCCCCTCGTCAGGCTGACCGGGGTGATCGCGCAGGCCGGGGTGCTTGACCTGGTCCAGGGTGCTGCTGACGGCCTGGGCAGCATGGCCGTGCCCGCGCTGCTCGGCGGTATGCCGGACGAGGTTCCCGAGCGCTACCGGCTGGCCAGCCCGCGACACCAGCTGCCGCTGGGCGTCCCGGTTCGCTGCGTGCACAGCCCGGACGATGACACGGTGCCGTTCTCCCAAAGCGCTGACTACGTCCAGACAGCCCGCGCGGCTGGCGACGACGCCAGCTTGATCGAGGTCACCGGCGGCCATTTCGGGGTCATCGATCCGGCCTCGGCCGCCTGGCAGGCGATCCTGGGCCTGCTGCCGGACCTGCTTGCCGGTTGA
- a CDS encoding metallophosphoesterase family protein: MRVAVLSDTHAPRYWKSCPPPVARLLEHVEVILHAGDVCTPVVLDELSAWAPVHAVRGNNDGPDVADWGAPDTLELELAGLPVAMVHDSGARAGRPARLRRRFPDAKLVVFGHSHIPLNEVHDGQRIFNPGSPTDKRRQPRGTVGLLLIEDGELVQADLVAVT; encoded by the coding sequence ATGAGGGTGGCCGTGCTGTCTGACACCCACGCGCCCCGGTACTGGAAGTCCTGCCCGCCGCCGGTCGCGCGGCTGCTGGAGCACGTCGAGGTGATCCTGCACGCCGGTGACGTCTGCACCCCGGTCGTGCTCGACGAGCTGTCGGCGTGGGCGCCGGTGCACGCGGTGCGCGGCAACAACGACGGCCCGGACGTGGCCGATTGGGGCGCCCCGGACACCCTGGAGCTGGAGCTGGCCGGCCTGCCGGTGGCGATGGTCCACGACAGCGGCGCGAGGGCCGGCCGGCCGGCCCGGCTGCGGCGCCGGTTTCCCGACGCCAAGCTGGTGGTGTTCGGGCACTCGCACATTCCGCTGAACGAGGTGCACGACGGTCAGCGGATCTTCAATCCCGGCTCACCCACAGACAAGCGCCGCCAACCCCGAGGCACCGTCGGCCTGCTGCTCATCGAAGACGGCGAGCTGGTTCAGGCCGATCTCGTGGCGGTGACCTGA
- a CDS encoding metalloregulator ArsR/SmtB family transcription factor: MARAATTSDVFNAIAEPQRRQILVLLRAGEWPVTELAKELGMTQPGASKHLRVLREVGLVRDRKAGKQRLYGLDARGLRPIHEWTDGFERFWNQSFDRLDEYVQDLKQARQKE, encoded by the coding sequence ATGGCACGCGCAGCGACGACGTCGGACGTCTTCAACGCGATCGCCGAGCCGCAGCGCCGGCAGATCCTGGTGCTGCTTCGGGCGGGTGAGTGGCCAGTCACCGAGTTGGCCAAGGAGCTGGGGATGACCCAGCCGGGGGCGTCCAAGCACTTGCGGGTGCTCCGGGAGGTCGGACTGGTGCGGGACCGCAAGGCAGGCAAGCAACGCCTGTATGGCCTTGACGCCCGCGGGCTGCGACCGATTCACGAGTGGACCGACGGGTTCGAGCGGTTCTGGAACCAGAGTTTCGACCGGCTGGACGAGTACGTGCAGGACCTCAAGCAGGCAAGGCAGAAGGAGTAG
- a CDS encoding SRPBCC family protein, which produces MSATGRQAPARSATADREIVISRAISAPRELVFKAFTEVRHLSRWWGPEGFTTTTRAFEFGVGGAWDFVMHGPDGTDYQEWITWTEITPLERIAMLHGESRGDPNAFESVLTFAADGAATRIQMRTVFPTKQLRDEAVEKYHAIEGAQQTLGNLAAYVIELVRKTAEG; this is translated from the coding sequence ATGAGCGCGACAGGACGACAAGCGCCGGCGCGGTCCGCGACGGCCGACCGCGAGATCGTGATCTCCCGAGCCATCAGCGCCCCGCGCGAGTTGGTGTTCAAGGCGTTCACCGAGGTGCGGCACCTGTCGCGGTGGTGGGGGCCGGAGGGGTTCACCACCACCACGCGGGCGTTCGAGTTCGGCGTCGGCGGGGCGTGGGACTTCGTGATGCACGGACCGGACGGGACGGACTACCAGGAGTGGATCACCTGGACCGAGATCACCCCACTGGAGCGGATCGCGATGCTGCACGGTGAGTCCCGCGGCGACCCGAACGCCTTCGAGTCGGTCTTGACGTTCGCGGCCGACGGAGCGGCGACCCGGATCCAGATGCGCACGGTGTTCCCCACCAAGCAGCTGCGCGACGAGGCGGTCGAGAAGTACCACGCGATCGAGGGCGCCCAGCAGACCCTGGGCAACCTGGCTGCCTACGTCATCGAACTCGTTCGCAAGACAGCTGAGGGCTGA
- a CDS encoding dihydrofolate reductase family protein: protein MTGKVFFSVTMSLDGFIAPGSLGELMGQQWMELQQWVFSQRFFRENLKLGEGGEEGRDNDIVRETHLRTGACVMGKRMFDAGEQMWPEEAPFHTPVFVVTHSKRDPWQRPGGTTFHFVNDGIESALRQAREAAGDRDVRIAGGGATILQYLNAGLVDEFTIALSPVLFGSGIRLFEGVDASRVALEQIRSEPTQRVTHLTYAVRER, encoded by the coding sequence ATGACCGGAAAGGTCTTCTTCAGCGTGACGATGTCGCTGGACGGGTTCATCGCGCCCGGGTCCCTCGGGGAGTTGATGGGGCAGCAGTGGATGGAACTGCAGCAGTGGGTCTTCTCGCAGCGGTTCTTCCGGGAGAACCTCAAGCTCGGCGAAGGCGGCGAGGAGGGGCGCGACAACGACATCGTGCGGGAGACGCATCTGCGCACCGGCGCGTGCGTGATGGGCAAGCGCATGTTCGACGCCGGCGAGCAGATGTGGCCGGAGGAGGCGCCGTTCCACACGCCGGTCTTCGTCGTGACGCATTCCAAGCGCGACCCCTGGCAGCGGCCGGGCGGCACCACGTTCCACTTCGTCAACGACGGCATCGAGTCCGCGCTGCGCCAGGCCCGCGAGGCCGCCGGCGACCGGGACGTCCGCATCGCCGGCGGCGGCGCGACGATCCTGCAATACCTCAACGCCGGCCTGGTCGATGAGTTCACGATCGCGCTCTCACCCGTGCTGTTCGGTTCCGGGATCCGCCTGTTCGAGGGCGTGGACGCGAGCCGCGTGGCCCTGGAGCAGATCCGCTCGGAGCCGACGCAGCGGGTGACCCACCTGACCTACGCAGTCCGGGAACGGTGA
- the hutI gene encoding imidazolonepropionase has product MSLLLSGIGLLATQDPELGEISNAALVIEDGLLAWIGPAAQAPAADTALDLGGRCLLPGFVDSHAHLVFAGDRAEEFAARMTGQPYTAGGIRSTVAATRAATDEQLRANLARLAAELHAAGVTTFECKSGYGLDVATEQRSVRLAAEQTSEVSFLGAHVVPAGVDRGDYLDLVCGPMLDACAPHARWVDVFCEQGAFDVAESRAVLRAGMAAGLAPRLHANQLSAGGGVALAVELDAASADHCTHLSASDIDALAGSSTVATLLPLVEFSTRSPYPDARGLLDAGAVVALATDCNPGSGFSTSMPLAIALAVREMRMTPAEAVYAATAGGAQALRRDDIGRLAVGMRADLVALDAPSYLHLAYRPGVPLIRQVWIGGTAWSGEGCQE; this is encoded by the coding sequence GTGAGCCTGCTGCTGAGCGGGATCGGGCTGCTGGCGACCCAGGACCCTGAACTCGGCGAGATCTCCAACGCCGCGCTGGTGATCGAGGACGGGCTGCTGGCCTGGATCGGCCCGGCCGCCCAGGCGCCGGCCGCCGACACCGCTCTCGACCTGGGCGGGCGTTGCCTCCTGCCGGGATTCGTCGACTCACACGCGCACCTGGTGTTCGCCGGCGACCGCGCCGAGGAGTTCGCCGCCCGGATGACCGGCCAGCCCTATACGGCAGGCGGCATCCGGTCCACGGTGGCCGCGACCCGGGCGGCGACCGATGAGCAGTTGCGGGCCAACCTGGCCCGGCTGGCGGCCGAGCTGCACGCCGCCGGGGTGACCACCTTCGAGTGCAAGTCCGGCTACGGCCTGGATGTGGCCACCGAGCAGCGCTCGGTGCGGCTGGCCGCCGAGCAGACGTCCGAGGTCAGCTTTCTCGGCGCCCACGTGGTGCCGGCCGGCGTCGACCGGGGCGACTACCTCGACTTGGTCTGCGGGCCCATGCTCGACGCGTGCGCGCCGCACGCCCGCTGGGTGGACGTGTTCTGCGAGCAGGGCGCCTTCGACGTGGCCGAGAGCCGGGCGGTGCTGCGGGCCGGCATGGCCGCCGGGTTGGCGCCCCGGTTGCACGCCAACCAGCTGAGCGCCGGCGGCGGCGTGGCGCTGGCCGTCGAGCTCGACGCCGCCAGCGCCGACCACTGCACCCACCTGTCAGCCTCCGACATCGACGCTCTCGCCGGCTCGTCGACGGTGGCCACGCTGCTGCCGCTGGTCGAGTTCTCCACCCGCTCGCCCTACCCAGACGCCCGCGGCCTGCTCGACGCCGGCGCGGTCGTGGCGCTGGCCACCGACTGCAACCCCGGCTCCGGGTTCTCCACCTCGATGCCGCTGGCGATCGCGCTGGCCGTCCGCGAGATGCGGATGACCCCGGCCGAGGCGGTCTACGCCGCAACCGCCGGCGGCGCCCAGGCGCTGCGCCGCGACGACATCGGCCGGCTGGCGGTAGGCATGCGAGCAGACCTGGTGGCGCTGGACGCCCCGAGCTACCTGCACCTGGCCTACCGGCCGGGCGTGCCGCTGATCCGGCAGGTCTGGATCGGCGGCACGGCTTGGTCTGGCGAGGGCTGCCAGGAGTAG
- a CDS encoding HhH-GPD-type base excision DNA repair protein, translating into MSLHLATTPAANALLAQDPLALLVGMLLDQQIPMEKAFTSPQVLAERLGVPRLDAALIADYDAVEFEELFRRVPALHRFPAAMAKRVQDLCRALVEQYDGDTASVWTTAADGPELVKRIAGLPGFGQQKARIFTALLGKQFGVRPVGWDTAAAAYGETGAFRSVADVVDGESLKKVRDFKKQAKAAAKAGS; encoded by the coding sequence ATGAGCCTGCATCTCGCGACGACGCCGGCAGCCAACGCGCTGCTGGCTCAGGACCCACTGGCACTGCTCGTCGGCATGCTGCTGGACCAGCAGATCCCGATGGAGAAGGCATTCACCTCGCCCCAGGTGCTCGCCGAGCGGCTCGGGGTTCCTCGGCTGGACGCGGCTCTGATCGCCGACTACGACGCTGTGGAGTTCGAGGAGCTGTTCCGGCGGGTGCCGGCGCTGCACCGCTTTCCGGCCGCGATGGCCAAGCGGGTGCAGGACCTGTGCCGGGCGCTGGTCGAGCAGTATGACGGCGACACCGCCTCGGTGTGGACCACCGCCGCCGACGGCCCGGAGCTGGTCAAGCGGATCGCCGGCCTGCCCGGCTTCGGCCAGCAGAAGGCCCGGATCTTCACCGCCCTGCTCGGCAAGCAGTTCGGGGTCCGGCCGGTCGGCTGGGACACCGCGGCAGCTGCCTACGGGGAGACGGGTGCCTTCCGGTCGGTCGCCGACGTGGTCGACGGCGAGTCGCTGAAGAAGGTCCGCGACTTCAAGAAGCAGGCCAAGGCCGCGGCCAAGGCCGGTTCGTGA
- a CDS encoding DUF4190 domain-containing protein — MTDNPPGSYGSSSYGSMPPSAPQAQPARPVGGSGMATTALVLGVLAVITSFTVLGGVLLGLLAVILGFIGLRKARRGLATGRGRAIAGIILGLLGIAISVALIAIGVSLLNSDEAQNLQDCLRDAGTNQSQVQQCEDEFRDQVTNNP, encoded by the coding sequence TTCCAGCTCGTACGGCTCCATGCCGCCCTCAGCCCCCCAGGCCCAGCCCGCGCGGCCGGTCGGCGGCAGCGGCATGGCAACGACGGCGCTGGTGCTCGGCGTCCTGGCTGTGATCACTTCTTTCACCGTCCTCGGCGGTGTCCTGCTGGGCCTGCTCGCGGTGATTCTCGGCTTCATCGGCCTGCGCAAGGCCCGTCGCGGCCTGGCCACCGGCCGCGGCCGGGCGATCGCGGGCATCATCCTCGGCCTGCTCGGCATCGCGATCTCGGTCGCGCTGATCGCGATCGGGGTCAGCTTGCTCAACTCCGATGAGGCCCAGAACCTGCAGGACTGCCTCCGAGACGCCGGCACCAACCAGAGCCAGGTGCAGCAGTGCGAGGACGAGTTCCGCGACCAGGTCACCAACAACCCGTAG